The DNA region GTGGCGTAATCCGCGTCTCCGTCCTGAAGTTCTATTGCCTCCAGCGATACTTCATACCATTCTTCCACATATTCGTCGATGGCCCGCTCAACCGCCCGTTGTATCAATTCCTTATCCGTTGGGCAGCCCTTATCTTTGCAGATCTTCTCTATCTTTGAGATCATGTCATTGCTCAACTTTGGTCTTACATCAGGGGTGAACCCTTTTTGTCTTGTCATCTCCATGCTCCTGAAAAAAGATTGTAGACATTGTTACATAAAAGTCAACGGAGAGCAAAATAAATTTTGTGACATATATCACGGCCGGGCATGATATTTGCAAATTAAAAGCGTATGGGACAGAGAGGTCAGAGAGGCCAGAGAAGATCAGACATGTTGTATACGCTTCCGGAAAGGGGACATGCAGAGGATGACCTCCGGTTGCTTGCCTTGAGCTGCAACAGGTATGGGCAATTGAAGACTATGGAAGCGCCCGATTTTCTGATGGATGTTGAAAAGATGCTTATCTGGAAGAGGCTGCTGAATATCTTCAGGGTAGACGTCAATTTCCGGCAGTAGCGTCAGAATTTTAACATCCGGCGGAAAATCAACCAGGCATCCCTTAAAGTCATCGCGAGGAGCGAAGCGACGTGGCGATCTAAGGATGCGATTTATTGAATGAGATTGCCACGCTCCGCTCGCAATGACAAAACGCCGCGCCCTGCGGGCTCGCAATGACACCAATAAATCCTAATATCGGAGCACTAAACAATAAGCCGCCTTTCATGCTATTGATTTCTCGTACCTCCTGTGGTTAGAATAGGGGATGCTTTCCCGTATAAAGGAACGGATTGGGGCACACAGCGCCCGTAAGGTAGAATGTGCGGAGACGATCATGGCAGGGGTTGTGATCCCGCTGTTTGAAAAAGACGGCGACGTCTTTTTCGTCCTCACGAAGAGGACCGATACGGTGAAGATCCACAAGGGCGAAGTCTCCTTCCCGGGAGGTATGTACGAACCCGGGGACGGCAACACAAAAAGAACGGCAATGAGGGAATGCTGCGAAGAGATAGGGGTTAAAAATACTGACCTGGAGATCATCGGACAGATGGACGATGTCTATACAATGACAGGTTTTGTTATAACGCCCTACGTGGGGATCATCCCCTATCCATACACGTTTAAAACAAACCCGGGAGAAGTGGCATACCTCATATACCTGCCGTACGGGTTTTTAAAAAAGACTGATCCGGCTATAGAGATGGCCGAACACGAAGGGATAACACAACCGGTTTCTTCCTTCCATTACAACGGGGACAGGATATGGGGCGCCACGTGCAGGATGCTCGTGAAATTCAGAGATATCGTGGAACATGAATAACAAGTGGAATCTGAAGGTACTGATCCTGCTGTCCCTGGGGCACCTCGTGACGGACATCTACCAGGGGGCCCTCCCGGCAACGCTCCCCTTTCTCAAGGAAAAGCTCGCCCTCTCATACACCACGACGGGCTTCATCCTTATGATGGCCAATTTTACCTCATCTATCCTGCAGCCGCTCTTCGGGTTTTATTCCGACAAGAAGGCGAAGGCAATTCTGCTCCCCATCGGGTTACTCTGTGCCGGTATGGGATTTTCCTTTATTGCTGTACCTGATAGTTATACTGTCATTTTGGTGATGGTGGCGGTCA from Syntrophorhabdaceae bacterium includes:
- a CDS encoding CoA pyrophosphatase gives rise to the protein MLSRIKERIGAHSARKVECAETIMAGVVIPLFEKDGDVFFVLTKRTDTVKIHKGEVSFPGGMYEPGDGNTKRTAMRECCEEIGVKNTDLEIIGQMDDVYTMTGFVITPYVGIIPYPYTFKTNPGEVAYLIYLPYGFLKKTDPAIEMAEHEGITQPVSSFHYNGDRIWGATCRMLVKFRDIVEHE